One Castanea sativa cultivar Marrone di Chiusa Pesio chromosome 4, ASM4071231v1 DNA window includes the following coding sequences:
- the LOC142631395 gene encoding disease resistance protein RPV1-like — MALVTYKGASSSSFTHQPKKFDVFLSFRGEDTRLGFIGHLYDALCRRGINTFIDDNLQRGEEISVGLLKFIESSRISIIVFSENYASSKWCLDELAKIVECKKKDQLVLPVFYNIDPSEVCNQKGKFGEALSKNEEKLKDDKVQSWREALFEAANISSWHYKHSCSESEFIQEIAKEISNFKLNRTPLFVARYPVGINYRVKCILSDIESNDVHMIGIYGPSGIGKSTIARAIFNRICDRFDGFCHLENFRENSGTNDCVIKLQETFLSEILRVKSLKVGNKSRGINIIKEKLSCMRILLVLDDVDKLVHIENLLGKCDWFAYGSRIIITTRDKHLLATLGNCCSTYEVQELDKDEALELFSMYAFQRNKPKKDYLELANQVIQYTKGHPLAIEIMGADLCGRTKPEWKSALYMNERIPSKDIQKIFEMSYEGLNAIEQNIFLDIACFFKGFLKEYVFDILDACDLYPIYGIQRLIDKCLIIVDRYDRLFMHDLLQQMGRDIVRQESPKMPGERSRLWCYEDVHKVLTENTGSEKIRGITICSLEPSKMKLEPKCLEKMKNLKFLIVSNVDICRDLKYLPNELRVLDWSGFPLSSLPSSFDPKNLIALNMPESRVTLYKLFKRIQCRNLTYMNFNSNQYIRELPDLSSATPNIKKLDLRYCKRLVNVPDTIGYLDKLESWDVYNCHELQTLSSCIVMKSLKHLNLFGCKKFKRIPHIPQEMENLKFLSSGHTAIRELPPSIGNLTRLELLEIGSDFYPCHLPSSIYKLQQLRTLSLYGNVKFPKDEGIGRQAAAGNSYGGFSKYCFPKFNFLKKLTSCFTHLEKCLLPRSEDLNFQENIIRFNRLNRLIIRDFKFLKKIPKLPESIRQVDATKFRYKTLMGPAHGT; from the exons ATGGCTCTTGTGACCTACAAAGGagcctcatcttcttctttcacCCACCAACCCAAGAAGTTTGATGTCTTCTTGAGTTTCAGAGGTGAAGATACCCGTCTTGGTTTTATAGGTCATTTGTATGATGCTTTGTGTCGACGGGGTATTAACACCTTTATTGATGATAACCTCCAAAGGGGGGAAGAAATTTCTGTAGGACTTCTCAAATTCATTGAAAGTTCAAGGATTTCAATAATTGTTTTCTCTGAAAACTATGCATCATCCAAATGGTGCTTGGATGAACTTGCCAAGATTGTTGAGTGTAAGAAAAAAGACCAGTTAGTGCTACCGGTTTTTTACAACATAGATCCATCAGAAGTTTGTAACCAAAAAGGAAAGTTTGGAGAAGCACTAtctaaaaatgaagaaaaattaaaggatGACAAGGTGCAGAGCTGGAGGGAAGCTTTATTTGAAGCTGCAAATATATCTAGTTGGCATTACAAGcatag TTGCAGCGAGTCTGAATTTATCCAAGAAATTGCTAAAGAgatctcaaattttaaattaaatcgCACGCCGTTATTTGTTGCTCGATACCCGGTTGGAATAAATTACCGTGTAAAGTGTATACTTTCAGATATTGAGTCAAATGATGTTCACATGATAGGGATCTATGGCCCTAGTGGAATAGGTAAGTCAACAATTGCAAGAGctatttttaatagaatttgtGATCGTTTTGATGGATTTTGTCATCTAGagaattttagagaaaattcgGGGACAAATGATTGTGTAATCAAACTACAAGAGACATTTCTTTCGGAGATCTTAAGAGTTAAAAGTTTAAAGGTGGGTAACAAATCTAGAGGAATcaatattataaaagaaaagcttTCTTGTATGAGGATTCTTCTAGTTCTCGATGATGTGGATAAATTGGTCCATATAGAAAATTTGCTTGGAAAATGTGATTGGTTTGCTTATGGAAGTAGAATCATTATAACAACAAGAGACAAACACTTGCTAGCTACTCTTGGAAATTGTTGTTCAACCTATGAGGTTCAGGAATTAGATAAAGATGAAGCTCTTGAACTCTTTAGTATGTATGCCTTCCAAAGAAACAAAcctaaaaaagattatttggaaCTTGCAAACCAGGTTATACAATATACCAAGGGACATCCATTAGCTATAGAAATAATGGGTGCTGATTTGTGTGGTAGAACTAAACCGGAATGGAAAAGTGCATTATATATGAATGAAAGAATCCCCAGCAAAGATATTcagaaaatatttgaaatgaGCTATGAAGGTCTGAATGCAATTGAACAGAATATTTTCCTTGATATTGCATGCTTCTTTAAGGGATTTCTTAAGGAGTACGTCTTTGATATATTGGATGCTTGCGATTTATATCCAATTTACGGAATTCAAAGACTAATCGATAAGTGTCTAATAATTGTTGATCGATATGATAGATTGTTTATGCATGACTTGCTACAACAAATGGGTAGGGACATTGTTCGACAGGAATCACCAAAAATGCCTGGAGAGCGTAGTAGACTATGGTGTTATGAAGATGTTCATAAAGTACTAACTGAAAATACG GGATCGGAAAAAATTCGAGGCATAACGATATGCTCACTTGAACCATCAAAGATGAAATTAGAACCTAAATGTcttgaaaagatgaaaaatctCAAGTTCCTTATAGTTAGTAATGTAGATATTTGTAGAGATCTCAAATATCTTCCTAACGAATTAAGGGTTCTTGATTGGTCTGGATTTCCTTTATCTTCCTTACCATCCAGTTTTGATCCTAAAAATCTCATTGCACTCAACATGCCAGAAAGTCGGGTTACATTGTACAAGCTTTTCAAG AGGATACAGTGTAGAAACTTGACATATATGAATTTCAATTCCAATCAATACATTAGGGAATTACCCGACCTATCAAGTGCCaccccaaacataaaaaaattggatCTCCGTTACTGTAAAAGATTAGTCAATGTTCCTGACACAATTGGATATCTTGATAAGCTTGAAAGCTGGGACGTCTATAATTGCCATGAACTTCAAACTCTTTCAAGCTGTATTGTGATGAAATCTCTTAAACATTTAAATCTTTTTGGATGCAAGAAGTTTAAGAGGATACCTCATATTCCACAAGAAATGGAAAATTTAAAGTTTCTAAGTTCGGGACACACGGCCATTAGAGAGCTTCCTCCATCAATTGGAAATCTCACTAGGCTTGAGCTATTAGAGATAGGTTCCGATTTCTATCCGTGTCATCTTCCAAGTAGCATTTATAAATTGCAACAACTTCGCACGCTCTCACTTTATGGTAATGTCAAATTTCCAAAGGACGAGGGGATTGGTAGACAAGCAGCAGCGGGCAATTCTTACggtggattttcaaaatattgttttccaaagtttaattttctaaaaaagttGACTTCTTGCTTCACCCATTTAGAGAAATGTTTATTACCAAGAAGCGAAGATTTAAACTTCCAAGAAAACATCATCAGATTTAATAGATTAAATAGGCTTATAATTCGGGATTTCAAGTTCCTTAAGAAAATTCCAAAGCTTCCAGAAAGTATAAGACAAGTAGATGCAACAAAATTTAGATATAAAACCC TCATGGGGCCCGCTCATGGCACATGA